One Helianthus annuus cultivar XRQ/B chromosome 7, HanXRQr2.0-SUNRISE, whole genome shotgun sequence genomic region harbors:
- the LOC110866673 gene encoding uncharacterized protein LOC110866673 translates to MGHLRGQAKDWWDNKKKEIGSEAARAMTWYEFKVPFLKHHSPKAVINRIKEEFIQLRQKGESIDKITGIFLDKLRFCDELVTSEEQKVYYYYNMLSAEYWEFMTPSKYETLTEIINTAREREIELKMQIERGERRARIVNPNPTKKARITESSKKQEGKGGSPNCKVCRKGHKGECRFKDKLCPICGKTGHTAALYPRKVSVCYKCYQPGHKKSECLELVGKKDGKDSHTETPKAKARSF, encoded by the coding sequence ATGGGTCACCTGAGAGGTCAAGcaaaggattggtgggataacaagaaaaaggaaattgGAAGCGAAGCGGCAAGAGCAATGACATGGTACGAGTTTAAGGTGCCATTCCTTAAACACCACAGCCCCAAAGCAGTTATTAACCGAATCAAGGAGGAATTTATTCAGCTAAGGCAAAAAGGTGAATCTATCGATAAGATCACGGGGATCTTTCTTGACAAACTAAGATTCTGTGACGAGTTGGTGACGTCCGAAGAACAGAaagtatattattattataatatgctaAGTGCAGAGTACtgggagttcatgactccctcGAAATATGAAACTCTTACCGAGATCATAAACACGGCTCGGGAAAGAGAAATTGAACTGAAAATGCAAATCGAGAGAGGTGAACGAAGGGCGCGGATTGTCAATCCAAACCCTACAAAGAAAGCACGAATCACGGAGTCGTCAAAGAAACAGGAAGGGAAGGGCGGGTCGCCGAATTGTAAGGTTTGCAGGAAAGGGCACAAGGGCGAGTGCCGGTTTAAAGATAAGCTATGTCCTATATGTGGGAAGACAGGGCACACAGCTGCATTATACCCGAGGAAAGTGTCGGTGTGTTATAAATGCTACCAGCCGGGTCACAAGAAATCTGAATGCCTGGAGCTAGTCGGGAAGAAGGATGGCAAGGATTCACATACAGAAACTCCAAAAGCAAAAGCCAGATCCTTCTAG